The genomic segment TAAAGCCGGCAGCGACTCCGCAAAGCAAAAGAAAAATCGTCAGCCACGGGGAGCTGTTCAACCAGCGGTCCAGATAGTAGCCGGAGACGATTCCAATCGCAACCGAAAAACCAAGCTCAAGGCCAACAGTACCATAGCGGCTAATCTGAACAAATGCTTTTTTAAATCCAGGCGCGCTATTTTTTGCCATAGTTACAGTTGGGCAGCGAGGTCTTAAGTCGCAGTTGCAAACAATATAGAATATTGTTAAAGAACTCTCATAAGCCGAAGCAAGCGTCCATTATCATAGGCGGTAAAGTTAAGTCAAGTTCAAATCTCGGTCAGCGTCTCGCGGGCTGCATTGAGGGTTCGTTCAATGTCTTCCTGGCTATGAGCCGCTGAAACAAACCCTGCTTCAAACTGTGATGGAGCGAGATAGATTCCTCTGTTTAGCATGCCTGAAAAAAACCTCGAAAACTGTTCGCAGTTGGACGATTGAGCGTCTTCATAGTTGTATACTGGGTTGGCCGTAAAATATGTACAAAGCATTGAGCCTACCCGGGTACAATAATGAGGGATTTTTAGTTCAGAACAAAGCACATCAAGACCTTCTCCCAGCGCCGCGGTCTTTCTTTCGAGTTCCGGGTAGGGGTTTTCCTTTTTCAGAATTCGCAGGGTTTCCAGCCCGGCGGCCATGGCCAGCGGGTTGCCGGAGAGGGTTCCGGCTTGGTATACGCTCCCCAGCGGCGCCAGTTGACACATTATTTCCCGGCGACCACCGAAGGCTCCGACAGGAAGACCGCCACCGATTATTTTCCCCAGGCAGGTTAGATCCGGCATGATATCGTAGTAAAGCTGCCCCCCCCCGTAAGCGACGCGAAATCCGGTCATGACTTCATCAAAAATGAGGACAATTCCGTGTTGCGTGCAGCGCTCCCTTAGGCCGCTTAAGAATCCAGGTAAGGGCGGGATGGTTCCCATATTGCCAGCAACCGGTTCGACGATTATTGCGGCAATTTCACTGCCGCAGGCGGTCAACAATTGATCCACGGAACCGAGGTCGTTGTAGATAGCTGAAAGGGTGTTACAGGTAAGCTCGGGGGGAACCCCGGCGCTGTCGGGTACGCCAAGGGTGGTGGCTCCTGAACCGGCTGCGATCAGAAGATTATCGGCATGGCCGTGGTAACCACCTGCAAATTTGACGACTTTGCTTCTTTTCGTGTAACCGCGGGCCAGACGAATTGCGCTCATGGTCGCCTCTGTGCCGGAATTGACCATTCTTACCATTTCCAGAGAAGGCAGGGCCGCGCAAAGTTCTTCTGCCATTTCGATTTCTAGCATTGTCGGCGCACCGAAACTGGAGCCACGAGATACCCGTTCTCTGACGGCATTAACCACGGCCGGGTGTGCATGTCCTAAAATCATGGGGCCCCAGGAGCCTACATAGTCAATATATTCATTGCCATCCACGTCATAAATTTTGCTGCCTTGACCGCGAATGATAAAGGGGGGATTAAGTTTGACGGAACGGAAAGCGCGGACCGGGCTGTTGACGCCTCCCGGGATTACCCGGCAAGCCCGGGTAAAAAGCTTTTCGGAAATTGTATGATTCATGCTGGTTACCTCGTCTAGTTGCTTCTGTCTTGCAGTTTGAAAACCTTGTTAAACCGGAAGGTTTGGGAGGGGAATCGAGAAGATAGCGCTTTGAAAAAGGCGCGGGCCAAGTCCTCTCGCTGTTTTAATAAAATCGGATTGTACCGGATGAAAAACATGTAGACAAGGGATTTATTCAATCGAATCAGAGTCGATGACGTTTTTTGAACAAACTTTGGGTTTTTGTCGAAATTATGGTTGGTATGGTTATCATGGATGATTGATTGGCGGCAGGTTTGCACCTGGATCCTAAGCAGGAGGTGGCCGCAAGGTTGAGGACGTCATCGAAAGTCAGTTTTTATGAGGCAAAGATTTTCTGCCAATGGCCATTAGTTTCTCGATACCGTAGGACTTGGTGAAGGCTGCCCTAGTCCTTGTTTTTCAGACTTTTGGTGACAATTGTTTCGCTGAACTGGTCTGTCAGTAGGGTCCGATCGGTAATGCCGTTGCCAAGCAGCAGCTCGATGGTTCTGGAGGTGTCGAGATAACTGTAGTCGTCAAAATTTCTAAGACTTAAATCCACGCGTCCGTCATGATGAATTTTTACATCTATGTTGTTCATAACTCCATTTCGTGACATTCCCCACCCAGGGGCCTTTAGGGAAAACAGCGGCTTTTTTCAGGGCGGGCGCCTAAAAACTCCCTGGGTTGAATTGTTTTATCTCAGCTGAATTACCTTGCGGTGTTCGCGAAATTCATCATGCTTCATGCTGTCAGAATTATGAGCGCTCTGTAATTCATCCACCAACATGGTTCGCAGGCTCGGGCTCTCATCTATCAGGTTGTTGATCAAATCTAATTTTTCTTTCTCGGTTGACGTCTTCTTTTCCCGAAAATGTTCATAGGAGCAGAGTGCGATGGAGGTAAAAACCAGCCCTCCCCAGGTGATGACTAAAAAAATGGCAAGGCTGTTCAAGGCCGGAATGAAAACCACCGGTATGGCAAGCAGACCGACAAATTTCCCGCTGATCAGGCATAGGGCTCCCAGTTGGGTGAGAGGAGGGACTTTGCTGATGAGGCTGGCGATGTCATCAATTTTTAAATCTTGGCCGGGATGGTTGTAGCCTCTGACTCTGGGCCTGGACATGTTATACTCCTGCATAATGAACAAAACCGCCAGTCAAATTGTGTAAAGCTTAATGATCGCGAACGCTTAGAGACGCCTTGATCTTCCGCGGCGGTTTTGTGAAAATATTCTTTCTATAATTATAGTGTATTGTCAAAAAAAGTCAAATGGATTGTCGGACTGGGGCTTTTGAGTAGGCTTGGTGGGTGGTTTGTTCTTGGGGGATGGAGAGGTGGCGGTTCGAAAATCGGGGTTAAGGTTCCCCCGATGAAGGTTCGGATTGGTTGAAGTTCTTT from the Pseudomonadota bacterium genome contains:
- a CDS encoding AtpZ/AtpI family protein, yielding MAKNSAPGFKKAFVQISRYGTVGLELGFSVAIGIVSGYYLDRWLNSSPWLTIFLLLCGVAAGFKRIYQALKSLEREQEREDAL
- the hemL gene encoding glutamate-1-semialdehyde-2,1-aminomutase, with translation MNHTISEKLFTRACRVIPGGVNSPVRAFRSVKLNPPFIIRGQGSKIYDVDGNEYIDYVGSWGPMILGHAHPAVVNAVRERVSRGSSFGAPTMLEIEMAEELCAALPSLEMVRMVNSGTEATMSAIRLARGYTKRSKVVKFAGGYHGHADNLLIAAGSGATTLGVPDSAGVPPELTCNTLSAIYNDLGSVDQLLTACGSEIAAIIVEPVAGNMGTIPPLPGFLSGLRERCTQHGIVLIFDEVMTGFRVAYGGGQLYYDIMPDLTCLGKIIGGGLPVGAFGGRREIMCQLAPLGSVYQAGTLSGNPLAMAAGLETLRILKKENPYPELERKTAALGEGLDVLCSELKIPHYCTRVGSMLCTYFTANPVYNYEDAQSSNCEQFSRFFSGMLNRGIYLAPSQFEAGFVSAAHSQEDIERTLNAARETLTEI